In Nitrospirota bacterium, a single genomic region encodes these proteins:
- a CDS encoding helix-turn-helix domain-containing protein, with amino-acid sequence MEIKPIKTKRDYEAALKETERLFDAKPGTADGDRLEVLTALISVYEEKHHAVPLPNPIDAIQYYMESRGLTRRDLEKFLGSRARVSEVLNRKRAITMEMIRNLHRGLGIPAEVLIQPYRTVKKAA; translated from the coding sequence ATGGAAATCAAACCTATAAAAACAAAGAGAGACTACGAAGCCGCTCTGAAAGAAACCGAGCGCCTTTTTGATGCTAAGCCTGGCACCGCTGATGGCGATCGTCTCGAGGTCCTGACAGCGCTGATAAGTGTCTATGAAGAAAAGCATCATGCCGTCCCCCTTCCGAATCCCATCGATGCCATTCAGTATTACATGGAAAGCAGGGGACTGACGCGTCGCGACCTGGAAAAATTTCTCGGAAGCCGTGCGCGCGTTTCCGAAGTGCTCAACCGAAAGCGAGCGATCACGATGGAGATGATCCGTAATCTGCACAGAGGGTTGGGTATTCCGGCGGAAGTTTTGATTCAACCCTATCGCACAGTCAAGAAGGCGGCATGA
- a CDS encoding type II toxin-antitoxin system HigB family toxin: MRIISRKTLREFWAIHADAEQPLQAWYHDVKHADWQSPADIKAVYRNASFLAKNRVVFNIKGNKYRLVTAVQYDFGIVFIRFVRTHKDYDTIAAGSI; encoded by the coding sequence GTGCGTATCATATCGCGAAAAACACTTCGTGAGTTCTGGGCGATACATGCTGATGCCGAACAGCCGTTACAGGCATGGTACCATGACGTCAAACATGCCGACTGGCAGAGTCCGGCAGATATCAAGGCGGTTTATCGGAATGCCAGCTTTCTAGCCAAAAACAGGGTCGTATTCAACATCAAGGGGAATAAATACCGGCTCGTTACTGCCGTACAATATGACTTTGGCATAGTCTTTATCCGGTTTGTCCGTACGCATAAGGATTACGATACTATCGCTGCCGGAAGCATATAA
- a CDS encoding transposase: protein MPRKPRIEFEGAFYHVITRGNQRQKIFKSLADYQKYLQLLTIYKNRYHCSIYAYILMGNHVHILIETKDTPLSKVFQGINQSYTVYFNKKYHTVGHLFQGRYKAVLCDRENYLLALLKYIHYNPVRAKIAETLADHPWSSHHAYTGKSNLLGLVDTEQVLRLFSERKGRARKLYRAFIEEAGGLKKDEVYATIDQRVQGSDEFAEEVLRKYEKTPVKPWRKAYTLDRIAEGVTELYGISPQLLRSSGRTRPLSSGRCLFSLAAKDQGYKGVEIAVYLEKEPPSISAYDRKRDLFTGDLTALQGHLTRGNKN from the coding sequence ATGCCACGGAAGCCCCGGATAGAATTCGAAGGCGCGTTTTACCATGTCATCACCCGCGGCAACCAGAGACAGAAGATATTCAAATCTCTCGCCGATTACCAGAAATACCTTCAACTGCTCACCATCTACAAGAACCGCTATCACTGCTCTATCTATGCCTATATCCTCATGGGCAACCACGTCCACATCCTGATCGAAACGAAGGACACGCCGCTTTCGAAGGTCTTCCAGGGGATCAACCAGAGCTATACCGTGTATTTCAATAAGAAGTATCATACCGTCGGCCACCTCTTTCAAGGCAGGTATAAAGCCGTGCTCTGTGACCGGGAGAACTATCTCCTGGCACTTCTCAAGTACATCCATTATAACCCCGTCCGGGCCAAGATCGCAGAGACGCTTGCCGACCATCCCTGGAGCAGCCACCATGCTTACACCGGAAAGAGCAACCTGCTGGGTCTTGTCGACACGGAGCAGGTCCTTCGTCTGTTCTCGGAGAGGAAGGGAAGGGCGCGCAAACTGTATCGAGCGTTTATCGAGGAAGCAGGCGGACTCAAGAAAGACGAGGTGTATGCCACGATCGACCAGCGTGTCCAGGGAAGCGATGAATTTGCCGAAGAAGTGCTGAGAAAATACGAAAAGACACCGGTAAAACCGTGGAGAAAAGCGTACACGTTGGACCGGATAGCAGAAGGGGTCACGGAACTCTATGGGATAAGCCCACAGTTGCTTCGTTCTTCGGGAAGAACGAGACCGTTGTCGTCTGGTCGCTGTTTGTTCAGTCTCGCGGCAAAGGATCAGGGGTATAAGGGCGTCGAGATCGCAGTATACCTTGAGAAAGAGCCGCCGTCGATATCTGCATATGACCGGAAGCGGGACCTCTTCACCGGAGACCTGACGGCATTGCAGGGGCACCTCACGCGCGGGAATAAAAACTAA